DNA from Canis lupus familiaris isolate Mischka breed German Shepherd chromosome 9, alternate assembly UU_Cfam_GSD_1.0, whole genome shotgun sequence:
GGAGACGCTCGAAGGTGCCGCTGCCGCGCCCCATGGCGACCCCGGACCCCGACCCGACGCCGCGGCGCTCTCGGCGGCGAACCGGCGCGCCCCCGACTTCCGCTTCCGCCTTCCCTCGGGCGCGCGCACAGGCGCGGCTCCGGCCGGGCGGCCCTGGGGACGGCGAGCGCCCAGAGCCAATGAGCAGCTCGGACGTCAGGCCTATCCAATgagggcgcgggggggcgggacTTGCGCCGCGTGcccgaggcgggggcgggggcgcgatGTGTCTGCTGCTGGGGGCCGCGGGCGTCGGCAAGACGCTGTTGGTGAAGAGGCTGCAGACTATCCttccgcgcggggcgggggccgggagtgggggtggggggcctgggacCCCGGGGGAGCGGGGCGCCCGGAGGAGCGGggctggggcgcccgggggcgcgggggcctggggcgcgggggggcggggctgggacacctgggggagcggggcgcccgggggggcggggctggggcgcccgggggggcccggggcgggctccggccgccgccgccttccCTGCCTGGCTCCGCATCCTTGACGGCCCGCACAGCTGAGCTCCGCGGATGGGAAGGGCGACCTGGGCGACCCCCCCCCGACGCGGCCCACGGTAGGCTTCCGCTCTCCCGCGGGTTGGCACAAACGGGTACCCTCTGGGGCCTGGAGTCCGGCCGGTCGGTGTTTTAGGGCAGCCCGCGGCAGGTGAGCCGGTGTCACGGGGAGGAGCCTGCCCCCTGGGACGGAGCTGGTCCCCCAGAGGCCGACCCGCTGGTGGGTGTTGGAGCCGCGGCCAGTCAGCTCTGGGGTTAGGGCGTTGGCCCTTGGAAGCCAGTTTCACCTTCTTTGCTTGGGGTTGTGCTTGACGGTCTAAGCCCCTGAGAGCCGGTGTGTTGGGCCTTAGGCTAGTGGACGTTCCCAGTGGAGAAGCGCCTGTGTCCTTAATGCTTCCTGGTTTTTTCCCACAGGTGGGCACCGACCTGACAGACATCGTGGTCCCGAGGAAGATCACCATCCGGGAGCTGGGGGGCTGCATGGGCCCCATCTGGCCCAGCTACTATGGAGATTGCCATTGTCTCCTGGTAGGTCAGCAGCTGGTGGGCTGCTTTGGGCATTGCTGGGCAGGAGTTTGGGTTCCTGGGCAGTGATGCTAGCTAGTCAAGGGAACAGGACTCAGCTTCCAGTGGCTTCCTTTTGGGACCCCAGTTTGATCCCTAGTGCTCCTGCCCCAGAGCTGATGCACAGCCTGTGTGGGGCTTGCTGGCGGaagtgtttattttccatttgtaaggCGCTTGCTGTCTGCGGTGTTCCCATGGGTGTGTTTTAATATTGACTATTGAATTGTACCCATTGTGGGTTTGTTCCATCCTAGCAAGGCCTGGCcccaaatcccaggacccttccTGGGAGAAGTGACGGCCACACGAGTAGAGAGGCTTCCACATGGGTGGAAACAAGTGACACCAGGTCACTCTCGTGCAATTCAATTTCCTCTATTTCCCCTGACCCCAAAGTCGTTTGTTTAAaagtcattttgcttttctgagcAAGGTCTCGATGCCCAAAGGAGGGCATTTGGCAATGTCTCCCTCATGGGGTGGTCTTGGTCTGCATTTTCTTCCCCAGTTCATGATGGATGCCGCCAACCCCACTCAGCTGTCCGCATCCTGTGTGCAACTCCTGGGTCTTCTTTCTGCAGAAGGACTCGCAGAAGCATCAGTCCTGATACTCTTCAATAAAATGTAGGGGTCTGTCCTCCTGGAGGAGTGTGGGGTGCCCCTGGGGAGGAGCTCCCTTGGACCATAGCC
Protein-coding regions in this window:
- the ARL16 gene encoding ADP-ribosylation factor-like protein 16 isoform X1; translation: MCLLLGAAGVGKTLLVKRLQKLSSADGKGDLGDPPPTRPTVGTDLTDIVVPRKITIRELGGCMGPIWPSYYGDCHCLLFMMDAANPTQLSASCVQLLGLLSAEGLAEASVLILFNKIDLPCYMTIEEMKSLIRLPDIIACAKQNITTAEISAHKGTGLSEVMHWLQDTHRPDR